One stretch of Prunus persica cultivar Lovell chromosome G1, Prunus_persica_NCBIv2, whole genome shotgun sequence DNA includes these proteins:
- the LOC18788452 gene encoding probable receptor-like serine/threonine-protein kinase At5g57670, with protein sequence MVQENYGEQAEMESSGGRSVVVGVKLDAKSRELLTWALVKVAQPGDRVIALHVLGKNEIVDQDGKSSLLSLVKAFDSVLAVYEGFCNLKQVDLKLKICRGASVKKFLVREANSYTASKVIVGTAQNHHKIRSSTTVAEYCAKKLSKDCGVLAVNNGKVVFNREGSQTTYCDPQGSEDRRRNGLLTAFHRSLHKSSKVLNEGSDSVALKDTYGPVDCQKLEQGFAKLFLESSETVAKQKCSICSRPSVDNSCHQSAVESSADDGEDRSMAIVPVQKEEEAAASSISMLIRELPEARPGWPLLRRAVLPDQQISERSLVRKISVVQWAMQLPSRQPSATSNFDDRRSSCDPGEDQPFCLNGESGAIVAVGSEAVTAPPSPDHSSKGLPKELEGLHEKYSATCRLFTYKELQSATSYFLAENFIGRGGSSQVYRGCLPDGKELAVKILKPSEDVLKEFVLEIEIITTLNHNNIISLLGFCFEDNNLLLVYDFLSRGSLEENLHGSKKDPLTFGWNERYKVAVGVAEALDYLHTSSAQPVIHRDVKSSNILLSDDFEPQLSDFGLAKWASTSSSHITCTDVAGTFGYLAPEYFMYGKVNDKIDVYAFGVVLLELLSGRKPISSDYPKGHESLVMWAKPILSGGKVSQLLDPCLSNDYNQDQIERMVLAATLCIRHAPRARPQMSFIVKLLQGDADAIKWARLQVHALEESDVLEDEACPRSNLQSHLNLALLDVEDDSLSMSSIEQSVSLEDYLKGRWSRSSSFD encoded by the exons ATGGTACAAGAGAATTATGGTGAACAAGCAGAGATGGAGAGCTCTGGAGGCCGTTCGGTTGTGGTCGGAGTGAAGCTGGACGCCAAGAGCAGAGAGCTGCTTACTTGGGCTCTGGTCAAAGTGGCTCAGCCTGGCGACCGTGTGATTGCTCTGCATGTTCTTGGGAAAAATG AAATTGTGGATCAAGATGGGAAGTCGTCGCTTCTTTCTCTCGTCAAAGCGTTCGACTCTGTTCTTGCCGTCTATGAAGGTTTCTGCAACTTGAAACAG GTGGATCTCAAGCTTAAAATCTGCAGAGGAGCATCAGTCAAAAAATTTTTAGTCAGGGAAGCAAATTCTTATACTGCAAGTAAGGTTATAGTGGGGACTGCTCAGAACCACCATAAAATCCGGTCATCGACCACCGTTGCCGAGTACTGTGCTAAGAAACTGTCCAAGGATTGTGGGGTTCTTGCTGTAAATAATGGGAAAGTTGTGTTTAACAGAGAGGGCTCTCAAACAACTTATTGTGACCCCCAAG GAAGTGAAGACCGTCGCCGAAATGGTTTGCTCACTGCATTTCACCGATCACTGCATAAGTCTTCCAAAGTACTAAATGAAGGCAGTGACAGTGTGGCCTTGAAGGACACATATGGTCCGGTCGATTGTCAAAAATTGGAGCAGGGATTTGCTAAACTCTTTTTGGAATCTTCTGAGACTGTTGCAAAACAGAAATGCTCAATATGTTCACGGCCCTCTGTGGATAATTCTTGTCACCAGTCTGCAGTGGAGTCTTCTGCGGATGATGGTGAAGATAGATCTATGGCTATAGTGCCAGTacagaaagaagaggaagcagcAGCAAGTTCTATTTCTATGTTGATCAGAGAATTACCTGAAGCGAGACCTGGTTGGCCACTGCTTCGACGGGCTGTATTACCAGACCAGCAAATTTCAGAGAGGTCTCTGGTGCGGAAGATCTCAGTAGTTCAGTGGGCAATGCAGTTGCCCAGTAGGCAGCCTTCAGCCACCTCCAATTTTGATGATAGAAGAAGTAGTTGTGATCCAGGTGAAGATCaacctttttgtttgaatggAGAAAGTGGTGCAATTGTTGCGGTGGGTAGTGAGGCAGTGACTGCCCCACCTTCACCAGACCACAGTTCAAAAGGCCTGCCTAAAGAATTGGAGGGTTTGCATGAGAAGTACTCGGCTACTTGCAGATTGTTCACCTACAAGGAACTTCAGTCAGCAACATCATATTTCTTGGCTG AAAACTTCATTGGGAGAGGCGGTAGCAGTCAAGTTTATAGAGGCTGCCTTCCTGACGGCAAAGAGCTTGCTGTGAAAATCTTAAAACCATCTGAAGATGTATTGAAGGAGTTTGTTTTGGAAATAGAGATTATTACTACCTTAAACCACAATAACATTATTTCCCTTTTGGGGTTCTGTTTTGAGGATAACAATCTTCTCTTGGTTTATGATTTCTTATCAAGAGGAAGCCTTGAAGAGAATCTCCATG GAAGTAAGAAGGATCCGCTTACGTTTGGTTGGAATGAGAGATATAAGGTTGCTGTTGGTGTAGCTGAGGCCTTGGATTATCTGCACACCAGCAGTGCTCAACCTGTAATCCACAGGGATGTCAAGTCATCCAATATTCTACTATCTGATGATTTTGAGCCACAG CTCTCTGATTTTGGACTGGCAAAATGGGCATCAACCTCCTCTTCACATATAACATGCACTGATGTTGCAGGCACCTTTGG CTACTTGGCTCCTGAATACTTTATGTATGGCAAAGTAAACGACAAGATTGACGTATATGCATTCGGTGTCGTACTCCTTGAGCTTCTTTCTGGAAGAAAGCCTATAAGCAGTGACTATCCAAAAGGCCATGAGAGCCTGGTCATGTGG GCCAAGCCAATTCTAAGCGGTGGGAAGGTGTCTCAACTATTAGATCCGTGCTTAAGCAATGACTACAACCAGGACCAGATAGAGAGAATGGTTTTAGCAGCCACTCTTTGTATAAGACATGCCCCACGAGCTAGGCCCCAAATGAGCTTT ATTGTGAAGCTCCTTCAAGGTGATGCAGATGCGATTAAGTGGGCAAGGCTACAAGTTCATGCTCTGGAGGAATCCGATGTGCTCGAGGACGAAGCATGTCCACGTTCGAATCTGCAGTCTCACCTTAACCTTGCACTGCTAGATGTGGAGGATGACTCACTCTCCATGAGCAGCATTGAGCAAAGTGTCTCTTTAGAGGACTACCTGAAAGGCCGGTGGAGCCGCTCATCAAGCTTTGACTAA
- the LOC18791637 gene encoding glutathione S-transferase TCHQD isoform X1, with product MDMVRLKLSIQRQNKRAQFLRTACGNKTMQLYHHPFSLDSQRVRLALEEKGIDYTSFHVNPVTGKNMDASFFRMNSTAKLPVFQNGGHVIFDTIEIIQYLEKIAKVSSGDENIPLSSSEVIEWMHKIQKWNPKFFTLCHIPEKHRRYVSKFLRQVLIARMAETPDLAADYHKKLKEAYETEEKLKNPDVLKQDKEHLIRLLDEVETQLNETAYLAGKEFGMADVMLIPVLARLVILNLEDEYIGGRPNMAKYWIMVQQRPSYKKVIGKHFCGWRKHKTFVKTWCIVHIRTMLRKF from the exons ATGGACATGGTCAGATTG AAACTCAGCATTCAGAGACAGAACAAAAGAGCCCAATTTCTTCGTACTGCTTGCGGTAACAAAACCATGCAGTTATATCACCACCCATTCTCATTGGACAGCCAAAGAGTGAGACTTGCTTTGGAGGAAAAAGGCATTGATTATACATCATTCCATGTCAATCCTGTAACAGGCAAGAACATGGATGCCTCATTCTTCAGGATGAATTCGACCGCAAAACTCCCGGTTTTCCAGAACGGCGGCCATGTCATTTTCGACACGATTGAGATCATTCA ATATTTAGAAAAAATTGCGAAAGTCTCATCAGGCGATGAGAACATCCCATTAAGCAGCAGTGAAGTCATTGAATGGATGCATAAGATACAAAAATGGAACCCCAAGTTTTTCACACTTTGTCACATCCCAGAGAAGCACCGTCGTTACGTCTCTAAATTCCTAAGGCAGGTGCTCATTGCTCGAATGGCAGAAACTCCTGATTTGGCAGCTGATTATCACAAGAAGTTAAAAGAAGCATATGAGACGGAAGAAAAGTTGAAAAACCCGGATGTTTTGAAACAGGACAAGGAACACCTAATAAGACTTCTTGATGAAGTTGAAACACAGCTCAATGAAACGGCATATTTAGCCGGGAAAGAGTTTGGCATGGCAGATGTGATGCTCATTCCGGTGCTCGCACGGTTAGTGATCTTGAatttggaggatgagtatATAGGTGGCCGGCCGAACATGGCTAAATACTGGATCATGGTGCAGCAGAGGCCTAGTTATAAGAAGGTGATTGGGAAGCATTTCTGTGGCTGGAGGAAGCACAAAACATTCGTGAAAACATGGTGCATAGTTCACATCAGAACCATGCTAAGGAAATTCTGA
- the LOC18791637 gene encoding glutathione S-transferase TCHQD isoform X2 gives MQLYHHPFSLDSQRVRLALEEKGIDYTSFHVNPVTGKNMDASFFRMNSTAKLPVFQNGGHVIFDTIEIIQYLEKIAKVSSGDENIPLSSSEVIEWMHKIQKWNPKFFTLCHIPEKHRRYVSKFLRQVLIARMAETPDLAADYHKKLKEAYETEEKLKNPDVLKQDKEHLIRLLDEVETQLNETAYLAGKEFGMADVMLIPVLARLVILNLEDEYIGGRPNMAKYWIMVQQRPSYKKVIGKHFCGWRKHKTFVKTWCIVHIRTMLRKF, from the exons ATGCAGTTATATCACCACCCATTCTCATTGGACAGCCAAAGAGTGAGACTTGCTTTGGAGGAAAAAGGCATTGATTATACATCATTCCATGTCAATCCTGTAACAGGCAAGAACATGGATGCCTCATTCTTCAGGATGAATTCGACCGCAAAACTCCCGGTTTTCCAGAACGGCGGCCATGTCATTTTCGACACGATTGAGATCATTCA ATATTTAGAAAAAATTGCGAAAGTCTCATCAGGCGATGAGAACATCCCATTAAGCAGCAGTGAAGTCATTGAATGGATGCATAAGATACAAAAATGGAACCCCAAGTTTTTCACACTTTGTCACATCCCAGAGAAGCACCGTCGTTACGTCTCTAAATTCCTAAGGCAGGTGCTCATTGCTCGAATGGCAGAAACTCCTGATTTGGCAGCTGATTATCACAAGAAGTTAAAAGAAGCATATGAGACGGAAGAAAAGTTGAAAAACCCGGATGTTTTGAAACAGGACAAGGAACACCTAATAAGACTTCTTGATGAAGTTGAAACACAGCTCAATGAAACGGCATATTTAGCCGGGAAAGAGTTTGGCATGGCAGATGTGATGCTCATTCCGGTGCTCGCACGGTTAGTGATCTTGAatttggaggatgagtatATAGGTGGCCGGCCGAACATGGCTAAATACTGGATCATGGTGCAGCAGAGGCCTAGTTATAAGAAGGTGATTGGGAAGCATTTCTGTGGCTGGAGGAAGCACAAAACATTCGTGAAAACATGGTGCATAGTTCACATCAGAACCATGCTAAGGAAATTCTGA